Proteins from one Thermotoga sp. SG1 genomic window:
- the secY gene encoding preprotein translocase subunit SecY: MWQALRNAFKIPELRSRIIFTFLALIVFRMGIYIPVPGLNLEAWGEIFRRIAETAGVAGILSFYDVFTGGALSQFSVFTMSVTPYITASIILQLLASVVTSLKEMLREGEEGRKKFAAYTRRLTLLIGGFQAFFISFSLARSNPDMVAPGVNALQFTILSTMSMLAGTMFLLWLGERITERGIGNGISILIFAGIVARYPSYIRRAYLGGLNILEWIFLIAIALITIFGIILVQQAERRITIQYARRVTGRRVYGGASTYLPIKVNQGGVIPIIFASAIVSIPSAIASITNSETLKSLFRAGGFLYLLIYGLLVFFFTYFYSVVIFDPREISGNIQKYGGYVPGLRPGRPTEQYLHRVLNRVTFIGAVFLFVIALLPYLVQGAIKVNVWIGGTSALIAVGVALDIIQQMETHMVMRHYEGFLKKGRIRGRR; this comes from the coding sequence ATGTGGCAAGCCCTTAGAAACGCTTTCAAGATACCAGAGCTGCGAAGCAGGATAATCTTCACCTTTCTTGCTTTGATCGTCTTCAGGATGGGGATCTATATCCCCGTTCCTGGTTTAAACCTGGAAGCGTGGGGGGAAATCTTCAGGAGGATAGCAGAAACAGCTGGTGTTGCCGGTATTCTCAGCTTTTACGATGTGTTCACCGGGGGTGCTCTGAGTCAGTTTTCTGTTTTCACCATGAGCGTCACACCTTACATCACCGCATCGATCATACTTCAACTCCTTGCGTCTGTTGTGACTTCATTGAAAGAGATGCTCAGAGAGGGTGAAGAGGGAAGGAAGAAATTCGCAGCCTACACAAGGCGTCTCACACTTTTGATAGGAGGTTTCCAGGCATTCTTCATATCATTTTCCCTTGCCCGATCTAACCCGGATATGGTGGCTCCAGGTGTGAATGCGCTTCAGTTCACCATCCTTTCCACCATGTCCATGCTGGCAGGAACGATGTTTTTGCTCTGGCTCGGTGAGAGGATCACTGAAAGAGGAATAGGTAACGGTATCTCCATTCTGATATTTGCCGGGATAGTGGCAAGATATCCAAGTTACATCAGAAGGGCATATCTTGGCGGTCTCAACATTTTGGAATGGATCTTTCTGATAGCGATTGCTCTCATAACCATATTTGGTATCATCCTTGTTCAGCAGGCAGAAAGGCGTATCACCATCCAGTACGCAAGAAGGGTCACTGGAAGAAGGGTTTATGGAGGAGCGAGCACTTATCTGCCCATAAAGGTGAACCAGGGCGGAGTGATACCGATAATCTTTGCCAGTGCCATTGTTTCGATACCATCGGCGATAGCTTCTATCACAAACAGCGAAACACTTAAGAGCCTTTTTAGAGCAGGAGGATTCCTTTATCTGCTCATCTACGGTTTGCTTGTTTTCTTCTTCACCTACTTCTACAGTGTTGTGATATTCGATCCCAGGGAAATATCCGGCAACATTCAAAAATACGGAGGATACGTTCCTGGTTTGAGACCAGGAAGACCAACCGAACAGTACCTCCACAGGGTTTTGAACAGAGTAACGTTCATTGGAGCGGTTTTTCTTTTCGTTATAGCGCTTCTTCCGTATCTGGTTCAAGGAGCCATAAAAGTGAATGTCTGGATCGGAGGAACGTCTGCTCTGATCGCTGTTGGAGTTGCCCTGGACATAATTCAGCAGATGGAGACACACATGGTGATGAGACACTACGAAGGTTTCCTCAAAAAAGGTAGAATAAGGGGGAGAAGATGA
- a CDS encoding adenylate kinase, with the protein MMAYLVFLGPPGAGKGTYAKRIQEKTGIPHISTGDIFRDIVKKENDELGKKIKEIMEKGELVPDELVNEVVKRRLSEKDCEKGFILDGYPRTVAQAEFLDSFLESQNKHLTGAVLFDVPEDVVVQRLTSRRICPKCGRIYNMISLPPKEDELCDDCKVKLVQRDDDKEETVRHRYKVYLEKTQPVIDYYERKGILKKVDGTIGIDNVVAEVLKIIGWSDK; encoded by the coding sequence ATGATGGCATACCTGGTGTTTCTTGGACCTCCAGGTGCTGGAAAAGGCACGTACGCAAAGCGAATCCAGGAAAAGACGGGGATTCCCCATATATCCACCGGTGATATCTTCAGAGATATTGTGAAGAAGGAAAACGATGAACTTGGAAAGAAAATAAAGGAGATAATGGAAAAGGGAGAACTGGTTCCTGATGAACTGGTGAACGAGGTTGTTAAAAGAAGACTTTCAGAGAAAGACTGTGAGAAGGGATTCATCCTGGATGGGTATCCAAGAACCGTAGCCCAGGCAGAGTTTCTCGACTCTTTCCTGGAATCCCAAAACAAACATCTCACAGGTGCTGTTCTCTTTGATGTTCCAGAGGACGTGGTTGTCCAGAGGCTTACCTCGAGAAGAATCTGCCCAAAGTGCGGTAGAATCTACAACATGATTTCACTTCCACCAAAAGAGGACGAATTGTGTGATGACTGTAAGGTGAAACTTGTGCAGAGAGACGACGACAAAGAAGAAACTGTGAGGCACAGATACAAGGTTTACCTCGAGAAAACACAGCCCGTGATAGACTATTACGAGAGAAAGGGTATCCTCAAAAAAGTGGACGGTACAATAGGAATCGACAACGTGGTTGCCGAGGTACTCAAGATAATAGGGTGGAGTGATAAATGA
- the map gene encoding type I methionyl aminopeptidase, translating to MIRIKTPSEIKKMKKAGEAVAVALREAKRVLLPGKTAWDVERVVLDVFKKYRVKPAFKGYNGYEYATCVSVNEEVVHGLPLKEKVFKEGDIVSIDVGALYQGLYGDAAITYIVGETDERGKELVRVTKEALERAIKIIKPGIRLGDVSHCIQELVESAGFNVIRDYVGHGIGRELHEDPQVPNYGTPGTGIVLRKGMSLAIEPMVSEGDWRVVVKDDGWTAVTVDGSRCAHFEHTVLITEDGAEILTREG from the coding sequence ATGATAAGGATAAAAACGCCCTCAGAGATCAAGAAAATGAAGAAGGCCGGAGAAGCAGTAGCGGTTGCTCTGCGAGAGGCAAAAAGAGTGCTCCTTCCTGGAAAGACAGCGTGGGACGTTGAAAGGGTTGTTCTGGATGTCTTCAAAAAGTACAGGGTGAAGCCGGCTTTCAAAGGATACAACGGGTACGAATATGCAACCTGTGTGTCGGTGAACGAAGAGGTCGTTCATGGTCTACCGCTGAAGGAGAAGGTTTTCAAAGAGGGAGACATTGTGTCGATCGATGTAGGAGCATTGTATCAGGGACTTTACGGAGATGCAGCCATCACCTACATAGTCGGCGAAACTGATGAAAGAGGAAAGGAACTAGTGAGGGTGACAAAAGAAGCCCTCGAAAGAGCCATAAAGATCATAAAGCCTGGAATCAGACTGGGAGATGTGTCTCATTGTATACAGGAACTCGTTGAATCAGCAGGCTTCAACGTTATAAGGGACTACGTGGGGCATGGAATAGGCAGAGAACTCCATGAAGATCCTCAGGTTCCAAATTACGGTACACCGGGAACGGGGATCGTTCTTCGAAAGGGAATGTCACTGGCCATAGAACCCATGGTGAGTGAGGGAGACTGGAGAGTTGTAGTGAAGGATGATGGATGGACCGCGGTAACTGTGGATGGTTCAAGATGTGCTCATTTTGAACACACCGTGCTGATCACAGAAGATGGGGCAGAGATATTGACCAGGGAGGGATGA
- the infA gene encoding translation initiation factor IF-1 yields MGKDDVIRMEGTIIEALPNAMFRVELDNGHKVLAHVSGRMRKHFIRLVPGDRVVVELSVYDLTRGRIVYRKKPE; encoded by the coding sequence ATGGGAAAGGATGATGTCATTCGGATGGAAGGTACGATAATAGAGGCTTTACCAAATGCAATGTTTAGAGTAGAATTAGACAATGGTCATAAGGTTCTGGCCCACGTGTCCGGCAGGATGAGAAAACATTTCATAAGGCTGGTACCGGGTGACCGTGTTGTTGTCGAACTCTCTGTGTACGATCTCACCCGAGGGAGAATCGTTTATAGAAAAAAACCAGAGTAA
- the rpmJ gene encoding 50S ribosomal protein L36 gives MKVRASVKKRCEHCKIIRRKKRVYVVCKVNPKHNQKQG, from the coding sequence ATGAAAGTGAGAGCTTCTGTGAAGAAAAGATGTGAGCACTGTAAGATAATCAGAAGGAAAAAGAGGGTTTATGTTGTCTGCAAGGTTAATCCAAAACACAATCAAAAGCAGGGTTGA